The sequence CCCGGTCGCAGCTGACCGCCGGGGTGGCCCGCGCCTGGCTGGTGCTGGCCCTGCTCGGGGTGCTGCTGGTGCTGGTCGGGTTGGTCGTCGCCGACCGCCTGGCCCGCACCCTGGTCCGGCCGATCACCGACCTCTCCGCGGTCTCCCACCGGCTCGCCAACGCCGAGCTCGACGCCCGGGTCACCCCGGCCGGGCCGCCCGAGCTGCGGGAGGTCGCCGGCGCGCTGAACCATCTGGCCGGGCGGATCCAGGTGCTGCTGCGGGAGGAACGGGAGCAGGTGGCCGACCTGTCCCACCGGCTGCGTACGCCGCTGACCGTGCTGCGGTTGGAGGCCGAGTCGCTGCGCGACCCGGACGACGTGGCCCGGCTGACCGTGGCGGTGGACGGCCTGGAACGGGCGGTCACCGGCGTCATCCAGCGGGCCCGCTGGCGCAGCTCGACACCGGACGGCCGGGCCCGCTGCGACGCGGCGACGGTGGTCGCCGAGCGGGTGGCGTTCTGGTCGGTGCTCGCCGAGGACACCGGCCGTACGGTCACGGTCGACCTGGCGGCCGGCCCGCTGCCGGTCGGGCTGACCGACGACGAGCTGGCGGCGGCGGTGGACGCGCTGCTGGGCAACGTCTTCGCGCACACTCCCGACGGGACGCCCTTCACCGTGCGGCTGGCCCC comes from Micromonospora viridifaciens and encodes:
- a CDS encoding sensor histidine kinase codes for the protein MRGRLTLLAAAVSVLVLTAFLVPLALLLRTVAADRATVRATADAQSLVPVVGTADPDTIRLTVEQLATESGRPLSVFLPDGTVLGAPVPRTPAVALAARGQSLTAESEGGREVVIAVQGRPDGTAVIRTLVPRSQLTAGVARAWLVLALLGVLLVLVGLVVADRLARTLVRPITDLSAVSHRLANAELDARVTPAGPPELREVAGALNHLAGRIQVLLREEREQVADLSHRLRTPLTVLRLEAESLRDPDDVARLTVAVDGLERAVTGVIQRARWRSSTPDGRARCDAATVVAERVAFWSVLAEDTGRTVTVDLAAGPLPVGLTDDELAAAVDALLGNVFAHTPDGTPFTVRLAPDAGEVVLAVADSGPGLPAGAVERGASRAGSTGLGLDIADRAARAAGGRMELHAGPDGGAVVRLRLGPPRP